One part of the Sesamum indicum cultivar Zhongzhi No. 13 linkage group LG14, S_indicum_v1.0, whole genome shotgun sequence genome encodes these proteins:
- the LOC105176801 gene encoding serine/threonine-protein phosphatase 7, giving the protein MLSSPPSAAPPAPPSPDEDFFSTASTSTSSDSKPPSPSPSATATPIPQIPITWPDGGALTVSWVTNLMRAFDWASRAIPPAEFPSVLPVGVFDKLVLAASKILHKEPNCVTIDENSGLGQQSRVVVVGDVHGQLHDVLFLLRDAGYPANDRFFVFNGDYVDRGAWGLEVFLLLLAWKVLMPNRVYLLRGNHESKYCTSVYGFEKEVLTKYGDSGKHVYRKCLGCFEGLPLASIIAGKVYTAHGGLFRGTVVTPSKRSKKKNRKVVHNPAVNSLILGSLEELAKARRSVLDPPWEGPNLIPGDILWSDPSTSPGLSPNTERGIGLLWGPDCTEEFLKKFNLKLIIRSHEGPDARDKRSDLEGMDVGYTIDHLVESGKLITLFSAPDYPQFQATEERFRNKGAYIILEPPHFDTPIFHSFEAVTPRPKVNPYYDFEDVIDSDEELDLVSMVPDSGVQLPTA; this is encoded by the exons ATGCTCTCTTCTCCGCCGTCTGCGGCTCCACCAGCACCGCCGTCCCCCGACGAGGACTTCTTCTCTACGGCCTCCACATCCACCTCCTCCGATTCCAAGCCACCGTCCCCGTCCCCGTCCGCGACCGCAACCCCCATCCCTCAGATCCCCATCACATGGCCCGACGGCGGAGCACTCACCGTTTCTTGGGTCACCAATCTCATGCGGGCATTCGACTGGGCTTCCAGAGCTATACCCCCGGCGGAGTTCCCGTCGGTGCTTCCGGTTGGAGTTTTCGATAAACTTGTACTAGCTGCATCTAAGATTTTGCATAAAGAGCCCAACTGTGTGACAATTGACGAGAATTCTGGGTTGGGTCAGCAGTCCAGAGTTGTTGTGGTTGGTGATGTGCACGGTCAGTTGCATGATGTTCTGTTTTTGTTGAGAGATGCAGGATATCCGGCCAATGATCGTTTTTTCGTGTTCAATGGGGATTACGTGGATAGAGGTGCTTGGGGGCTTGAGGTTTTTCTACTCTTACTGGCTTGGAAG GTTCTTATGCCTAACAGGGTGTATTTACTTCGTGGAAATCATGAGTCAAAGTATTGCACTTCGGTATATGGATTTGAGAAGGAAGTCTTAACGAAATATGGAGATAGCGGAAAGCATGTATACAGGAAGTGTTTAGGCTGTTTTGAAGGACTTCCCCTTGCTTCCATCATAGCTGGAAAAGTTTACACTGCACATGGAGGGCTTTTCCGTGGAACAGTTGTCACCCCATCAAAGAGATCTAAAAAGAAGAATCGGAAGGTTGTTCATAACCCTGCAGTAAATTCTCTAATTCTTGGTTCCTTGGAAGAGTTGGCAAAAGCTAGAAGGTCAGTCCTTGATCCTCCCTGGGAGGGGCCCAATTTGATACCTGGCGATATCCTATGGTCAGATCCATCAACAAGTCCGGGTCTTTCTCCAAATACAGAGAGAGGCATTGGCCTCTTATGGGGTCCAGATTGTACTGAAGAATTTCTGAAGAAGTTCAATCTAAAG TTGATCATCAGGTCACATGAAGGTCCTGATGCAAGGGATAAGCGATCTGATCTTGAAGGAATGGATGTAGGTTATACTATAGATCATCTTGTAGAATCTGGGAAGCTTATCACATTATTCAGTGCTCCAGATTATCCACAATTTCAG GCAACAGAAGAGAGATTCAGAAACAAAGGAGCATATATTATCCTGGAACCCCCACATTTTGACACACCTATTTTCCATAGCTTTGAAGCTGTTACCCCAAGACCAAAG GTAAATCCTTACTACGATTTCGAAGATGTTATCGATTCTGATGAAGAGTTGGACCTGGTGTCAATGGTGCCTGATTCAGGAGTGCAACTTCCTACTGCTTGA
- the LOC105176802 gene encoding thioredoxin reductase NTRB-like, which translates to MTRSFQFGSRHPSFDPYNQMTYNCFSKLFNTLKKARSLIGVATLTTTTTAAAVTPKFSVMENDIQTLKTRLCIVGSGPAAHTAAIYAARAELKPILFEGWMANDIAPGGQLTTTSEVENFPGFPEGIGGIDLMEKCRAQSVRFGTQIFTETVSKVDLSASPFKIFSDSKTVLADSVIIATGAVAKRLNFPGSDTFWNRGISACAVCDGAAPIFRNKPLAVIGGGDSAMEEANFLTKYGSKVYIIHRRDEFRASKIMQSRALSNPKIEVLWNSVVTEAYGERTLDGLKVKNVQSGEVSDLKVSGLFFAIGHEPATKFLEGQLELDSDGYVITKPGTTLTSVKGVFAAGDVQDKKYRQAITAAGTGCMAALDAEHYLQEIGSQEGKSD; encoded by the coding sequence ATGACCCGCTCGTTCCAATTCGGATCCCGCCATCCATCTTTTGATCCATATAACCAAATGACCTACAACTGTTTCTCAAAGCTCTTCAACACTCTCAAGAAAGCCCGCAGCCTAATCGGCGTCGCCACCCTAACCACCACCACTACCGCCGCCGCCGTTACCCCTAAGTTCTCCGTCATGGAAAACGACATCCAAACTCTGAAAACTCGCCTCTGCATAGTCGGCAGTGGCCCCGCCGCCCACACTGCTGCAATTTATGCGGCCCGTGCCGAGCTCAAGCCGATTCTATTCGAAGGTTGGATGGCTAACGACATCGCTCCCGGAGGACAGCTGACCACCACCTCGGAAGTGGAAAATTTCCCCGGTTTCCCCGAAGGAATTGGGGGAATCGACCTCATGGAGAAATGCCGCGCTCAGTCCGTTCGATTTGGCACCCAAATATTCACAGAGACTGTCTCTAAAGTTGATCTTTCAGCTTCGCCTTTCAAGATTTTTAGTGATTCCAAGACTGTTCTTGCTGATTCTGTAATCATCGCCACCGGCGCCGTTGCGAAACGCCTGAACTTTCCGGGTTCTGATACCTTTTGGAACCGCGGCATATCTGCTTGTGCTGTTTGTGACGGCGCTGCCCCCATCTTTCGTAACAAACCTCTTGCTGTCATCGGTGGTGGCGACTCTGCTATGGAAGAAGCCAACTTTTTGACTAAGTATGGTTCTAAGGTTTACATCATTCACCGAAGGGATGAATTTCGGGCTTCAAAGATCATGCAAAGCAGAGCACTGTCAAACCCGAAGATTGAGGTCTTGTGGAACTCTGTGGTGACAGAAGCGTATGGCGAGCGCACGTTGGACGGCTTGAAGGTGAAGAATGTGCAGAGTGGGGAAGTTTCGGATTTGAAGGTTTCtggtttattttttgcaattggGCATGAGCCTGCAACCAAGTTTCTCGAGGGACAGTTGGAATTGGATTCTGATGGTTATGTGATCACAAAACCAGGCACAACGCTGACCAGTGTTAAGGGTGTTTTTGCTGCTGGTGATGTTCAGGATAAGAAATACAGACAGGCTATTACTGCGGCTGGCACTG